From the genome of Hathewaya histolytica, one region includes:
- a CDS encoding pseudouridine synthase, with protein MRLDKFLSESSTEGRKSIRTYIKEGRVKVNGEVITEPAIEIKEDSDVIEYSGKVVDYTGKVYYMFNKPAGYITARKDKVNKTVFDFFHDANMNGVFHVGRLDKDTEGLLLLTNDGEFEHKLMYPEKHVEKTYFFWALGSLDEEDRKELEQGVYISKGEILTKPAKIKIDKSGMYKELNYKMPIENLYNIDSGQYNQPVVSGYLTISEGRKHQVKRMLKAVGCYVVYLKRISIGGLMLDESLEKGQYRSLTELEVQKLLGNL; from the coding sequence ATGAGATTAGATAAATTTTTATCAGAATCATCCACTGAAGGGAGAAAGAGCATTCGAACCTATATTAAAGAAGGCAGAGTTAAGGTAAATGGAGAAGTAATAACAGAACCTGCAATAGAAATTAAGGAAGATTCTGATGTTATTGAGTATAGTGGTAAAGTTGTTGATTATACTGGAAAAGTATATTACATGTTTAACAAACCTGCAGGTTATATCACTGCAAGGAAGGATAAAGTTAATAAAACCGTATTTGATTTTTTTCATGATGCTAACATGAATGGAGTATTCCATGTTGGAAGATTAGATAAAGATACGGAAGGATTATTGCTACTGACTAATGATGGTGAATTTGAACATAAATTAATGTATCCTGAAAAGCATGTTGAAAAAACCTATTTCTTTTGGGCTTTGGGTTCCTTAGATGAGGAAGATAGGAAGGAATTGGAGCAAGGAGTTTACATTTCGAAAGGTGAAATACTAACGAAACCTGCAAAAATAAAAATTGATAAAAGTGGAATGTATAAAGAACTCAACTATAAAATGCCTATTGAGAATTTATATAATATAGATTCAGGTCAATATAATCAGCCTGTGGTTTCTGGATATCTTACTATTTCAGAGGGACGTAAGCATCAAGTGAAACGTATGTTAAAGGCAGTAGGGTGTTATGTTGTATATTTAAAAAGGATTTCCATTGGGGGATTAATGTTAGATGAATCCTTAGAAAAAGGTCAGTATAGGTCATTGACAGAATTAGAGGTTCAAAAGTTACTAGGAAATTTATGA
- a CDS encoding helix-turn-helix domain-containing protein, with the protein MTFNNKLYSLRKQKGLSQEELGGKLNVSRQTISKWELGETTPELEKLIALGHFFEISLDELVMDVKAKESTKTGLLAMNRFKTIIDSIDQEKVKISIKKILKMVLITIVIILVIDLISMIVYFVLNGFPV; encoded by the coding sequence ATGACGTTTAATAATAAATTATATTCTTTGAGAAAACAAAAGGGTTTATCTCAAGAAGAATTAGGCGGAAAGTTAAATGTTTCAAGACAGACCATTTCCAAATGGGAACTTGGTGAAACTACACCAGAATTAGAAAAATTAATAGCCTTAGGACACTTTTTTGAAATATCCCTAGATGAGTTGGTAATGGATGTAAAAGCAAAAGAAAGTACAAAAACAGGATTATTAGCAATGAATAGGTTTAAAACAATAATTGATAGTATTGATCAAGAAAAAGTTAAGATCTCTATAAAGAAAATATTGAAAATGGTACTAATAACTATAGTAATAATTCTTGTTATTGATTTAATTTCAATGATTGTGTACTTTGTGCTTAATGGCTTTCCGGTATAA
- a CDS encoding CPBP family intramembrane glutamic endopeptidase, whose amino-acid sequence MKKMIMMINPLKKDVDDISKGAYVIKKLLGFILVYISSSIIAECIVILGLNITGYDFLHGEMPSDDFMMLIKCYGFSVHLAITLLYCRFVEKMSLARMGIVKKKVVKSYFLGIGIAAILLGSIFILCVSSGSIVYYGKNDDINMILILGYLGCFIIQGAMEEIMCRGFLMNSLLYKVSTNRAILISSVIFAFPHFSTLFQFNIMIGIIGIVNLLLFSTLVSLLMIKYNNIWVSCAVHSVWNFTLAIIIGINLSGANSISSVFKFNVNENMKLLSGGQYGIEAGLICTMVLILFVIVLGRKVER is encoded by the coding sequence ATGAAAAAAATGATAATGATGATTAATCCATTAAAGAAGGATGTAGATGATATTTCTAAAGGAGCATATGTAATTAAAAAATTACTTGGTTTTATTTTAGTATATATATCATCTAGTATTATTGCAGAGTGTATAGTAATATTAGGGTTAAATATAACAGGTTATGACTTTTTACATGGAGAGATGCCGAGCGACGATTTTATGATGTTAATTAAATGTTATGGTTTTTCGGTTCACTTAGCAATAACATTACTATATTGTAGATTTGTAGAAAAGATGAGCCTAGCGAGAATGGGGATAGTAAAAAAGAAAGTTGTAAAGTCATATTTTTTAGGAATAGGAATAGCAGCAATACTGCTCGGTAGTATATTTATTTTATGTGTATCTAGTGGGAGTATTGTATATTACGGAAAAAATGATGATATAAATATGATTTTAATTTTGGGTTATCTAGGATGTTTTATTATTCAAGGTGCCATGGAAGAAATTATGTGTAGAGGATTTTTGATGAATTCGCTTCTATATAAAGTTTCTACTAATAGAGCAATATTAATTAGTTCAGTTATATTTGCATTTCCACATTTTTCTACGCTTTTTCAGTTTAATATAATGATTGGAATTATAGGAATAGTTAATTTGTTATTATTTTCGACATTAGTATCTTTGTTGATGATAAAGTATAATAATATATGGGTATCGTGTGCTGTTCATAGTGTTTGGAATTTTACATTAGCTATTATAATTGGAATTAATTTAAGTGGTGCAAACAGTATATCATCTGTATTTAAATTTAATGTTAATGAGAATATGAAATTATTAAGTGGAGGTCAATACGGAATTGAGGCTGGATTAATTTGCACAATGGTATTGATTTTGTTTGTTATAGTATTAGGCAGAAAGGTTGAGAGATGA